From the genome of Halalkalicoccus subterraneus, one region includes:
- a CDS encoding nitroreductase family protein, protein MQSQTETDEGSTDNDQRNSAADATFPATLEAIRTRRSGHNFDSDTDLDEQTLEELIRDATLAPSSYNLQPWEFVAVQEADRIDKVVELAYGQEHIREAGTAILVVGHTAPETADRVFNEWFEAGRMDEEAANQTKDQTVGMYADDRMGRDYGIRNASLAAENLLLSAHARGLTATPMIGFDTDGLAEFLGLPEDKIPVMLIAVGPSGGDEPDRLPRRDVSDVLHREQY, encoded by the coding sequence GTGCAATCTCAGACCGAAACTGACGAAGGTAGTACCGATAATGATCAACGAAATAGTGCAGCTGACGCAACGTTCCCAGCGACACTCGAAGCCATCCGGACGCGACGATCAGGGCACAATTTTGACTCCGATACTGATCTTGATGAGCAGACACTTGAGGAATTAATCAGGGATGCCACGCTCGCTCCCTCTTCGTATAATCTTCAACCATGGGAATTTGTTGCTGTTCAGGAAGCCGACCGAATCGATAAGGTTGTTGAGCTTGCCTATGGCCAAGAGCACATCCGAGAAGCAGGGACAGCTATTCTCGTCGTGGGTCATACTGCACCTGAGACAGCAGATCGGGTGTTCAACGAGTGGTTTGAGGCTGGGCGCATGGACGAGGAGGCAGCCAACCAGACCAAAGACCAGACCGTCGGAATGTACGCCGACGACCGTATGGGCCGTGACTACGGTATCCGGAATGCGAGCTTAGCCGCTGAAAACCTTCTGCTCTCTGCACACGCTCGTGGACTCACGGCCACACCCATGATTGGGTTCGATACCGACGGTCTCGCCGAGTTCCTTGGACTCCCTGAGGACAAGATACCAGTCATGCTCATCGCAGTTGGTCCGAGCGGTGGCGACGAGCCCGATCGTCTTCCCCGGCGCGATGTCAGCGATGTCCTCCACCGCGAGCAGTACTAA
- a CDS encoding C2 domain-containing protein, with the protein MQKPTTDEELQAALTDDRYRILEVLAEHDELRSSEIRDHAEIPDGSKHYQLSILDSWNLITPVGTQYVGEHETGIPATLYTLTEEGHAVVEES; encoded by the coding sequence ATGCAAAAACCGACGACCGATGAAGAACTCCAGGCTGCGCTGACAGACGATCGCTATCGGATTCTCGAAGTGCTTGCTGAACATGACGAACTGCGCTCAAGTGAAATCCGAGACCATGCCGAGATCCCAGACGGAAGTAAGCACTATCAGCTCTCAATTCTTGACTCGTGGAATCTCATCACGCCTGTGGGAACCCAGTACGTTGGCGAACATGAAACAGGGATTCCAGCGACACTCTACACGCTGACCGAAGAAGGGCACGCCGTTGTTGAAGAGTCCTGA
- a CDS encoding HTH domain-containing protein: protein MTATVPRAVVRLRTLVPRGISPIHSDVIDQLQEFKTEGIIADLDIDTWGSSMGMSVSNDRDPTGTRKLLSEFEQWEDIHNCTLSPAFGRSDTKSSDDGNTEDGTYTTLPLLCLAVYNDTTVQAVYPHRTSEEVRTIYDGLAALEARKPAGEQIEVASSEKPTATGTYSH from the coding sequence ATGACCGCTACTGTGCCTCGTGCTGTCGTACGGCTGCGAACACTCGTCCCTAGAGGAATCAGTCCAATCCACTCCGACGTTATCGACCAGCTTCAAGAGTTCAAGACGGAAGGAATAATCGCTGACCTTGATATTGACACTTGGGGATCGTCAATGGGGATGTCCGTTTCGAACGATCGAGATCCCACCGGAACACGAAAACTACTCTCCGAGTTCGAACAATGGGAAGATATCCATAATTGTACCCTTAGTCCCGCTTTTGGGCGCTCTGACACCAAATCAAGTGATGATGGCAACACCGAAGATGGCACCTACACCACACTACCGCTACTCTGTCTAGCGGTCTATAACGATACAACGGTCCAGGCGGTCTATCCGCATAGGACTAGCGAAGAAGTTCGTACGATCTACGATGGACTTGCTGCGCTCGAAGCAAGAAAACCAGCTGGAGAGCAGATAGAGGTCGCATCAAGCGAGAAGCCAACGGCAACGGGCACATACTCGCATTGA